Proteins from a single region of Lepus europaeus isolate LE1 chromosome 4, mLepTim1.pri, whole genome shotgun sequence:
- the LOC133758857 gene encoding olfactory receptor 2G3-like encodes MGWANESALVGFILVGFSDHPRLEAMLFAFVLFFYLLTLVGNFTIIVISYLDPPLHTPMYFFLGNLSVLDLCFTSSLAPQTLVNLRGSEKTITHSGCVVQLYVSLALGSTECVLLAVMALDRYVAVCRPLHYVVIMSPRMCRQLACVSWLSGLANALVHATLALQLPLCGSHRLDHFICEVPALLKLACVDTTINELVLLGVSVPFLILPPAFILISYGFITRAVLRIRSVEVRHKAFSTCSSHLVVVVIFYGTIIYMYLQPSHSYAQDQGKFISLFYTMVTPTLNPIIYTLRNKDVKEVLKRFFSGQLCTTWMWCSRHLL; translated from the coding sequence ATGGGATGGGCCAATGAGAGTGCCCTGGTGGGTTTCATCCTCGTAGGCTTCTCGGATCACCCTCGCCTGGAGGCCATGCTTTTCGCATTTGTCCTGTTCTTCTACTTGCTAACCCTTGTGGGGAACTTCACCATCATTGTCATCTCCTACTTGGACCCCCCTCTGCATACCCCGATGTACTTCTTCCTCGGCAACCTCTCTGTCCTGGATCTCTGCTTCACCAGCAGCCTTGCCCCTCAGACCTTAGTCAACCTGCGAGGATCAGAGAAGACCATCACTCACAGCGGCTGCGTGGTGCAGCTTTACGTTTCTCTGGCCCTGGGCTCCACCGAGTGCGTGCTCTTGGCAGTGATGGCCTTGGATCGCTACGTCGCTGTATGCAGACCCCTGCACTATGTTGTCATCATGAGCCCACGCATGTGCCGGCAGCTGGCCTGTGTCTCCTGGCTCAGCGGCTTGGCCAATGCCCTGGTCCACGCCACCCTTGCCTTGCAGTTGCCTCTCTGTGGCAGCCACAGGCTGGACCATTTCATCTGTGAAGTCCCAGCTCTCCTCAAGCTGGCCTGTGTGGACACCACCATCAACGAGCTGGTGCTCTTAGGGGTCAGCGTCCCGTTCCTCATACTCCCGCCAGCATTCATCCTCATCTCCTATGGCTTCATCACCCGGGCTGTGCTGAGGATCAGGTCAGTGGAGGTGAGGCACAAAGCCTTCAGCACATGCTCCTCCCACCTGGTGGTGGTGGTCATCTTCTATGGCACCATAATCTACATGTACCTGCAACCCAGCCACAGTTATGCCCAGGACCAAGGCAAGTTCATCTCTCTCTTCTACACCATGGTCACCCCCACCTTGAATCCCATCATCTACACCTTGAGGAACAAGGATGTTAAAGAGGTactaaagagatttttttcaggACAGCTATGCACCACATGGATGTGGTGCTCCAGGCACTTGTTGTGA